The following proteins come from a genomic window of Xiphophorus couchianus chromosome 19, X_couchianus-1.0, whole genome shotgun sequence:
- the rab3gap2 gene encoding rab3 GTPase-activating protein non-catalytic subunit isoform X2, with translation MSCSLFEFCRLQELKTVRDFLFQNQSKESVEEKTQTAENELSWDTSDWDSGWDNEENKEEDSASSTKAEEEPSGQNQPWLQDCVVSLSPCADLLVVAREQKAAFLSAKWRTGDSGREEMTLAVTWSGHLSTEEGESVSSVIAIPLASQKRSSTGRPDWTCIVVGFTSGYVRFYTESGVLLLAQLLHVDPVLRLKCRTYEIPRHPGVTEQHEELSILYPVALVTIDGFSLFQSLRACRNQVARAAAAGSDVVPPPPLAYKKWGLQEMDTIVDHSSVGVMTLCVFDQMKNASILGGFNASVKGSPPAMSQFVTVGTGPYAGFYYAVEGNSQPLLSHVALAVASKLTSALFNAASGWLGWNKSKNEEEAAQKQKPKVEPATPLGIRFGLPDSRRHGESICLSPCNTLAGVTDDFGRVTLLDLARGIAIRMWKGYRDAQLGWLQVQEERGDREFSPSASLPRRHALFLIIYAPRRGILEVWAMQRGPRVGAFTVGKHCRLLYAGYHLMGVNSVTSQGWQLHTQQVCLLDPTTGALRTINIPFHLALSDKKNERARDMHLLKRLSAVLKSRDMVPDSLEREAKSVLLEIKHPAIKKQALESLLSNRNAPVSCLTNVTSALHDALKQQDADEVEASLLQLCSSQLKLLQLYSDIQQLQSAADTEACSANDSLEGIEEELSRVGPTLQRYAQLSSKPSVSFAQDSPDTPLSAQTFLTQLECAEDGEVKVNRRSDAEWNQLGNFMFWGCLCGKSPTHKVCDTLQLAGISPQQLLSLLMNVWLQREKEVLQKPVETVRNLHTLLIALSNLDGAVEESWDPQSVSPWWQQVRFTCIQSHNAAAALLAALVAHRAAKASITSRADSKLQSEWEAVSLELEQWVVCVRQLEDVLVLQALLLVPSPLGTAGGAVVQCSIKTLQEGGRGGIADSVSKWVFRQNMAPERLKKMLQRKETQGTGDQKEKKEDGEETEKCQEEADRTAELLLAVCQRFPDSLSPDLLFSHCCWEYVVQWNKDPEEGRYLFFAVEHLKLITSPHIQLGISTMMWSTFIVKRFSAAAFLMEKVGKAPKDRLCRRDVGIGDKAMTSFLGCCVQLLQILMEADSAMEEIPTPELSVEEVWSGAEGPASIAELALEQRGVHYPLVQHHWLLALLLHAAMSFSVKVKPLSLFDSKGKNAFFRDLTTIQLMPSGDMDPGLVSLRQEFLLRVLTGWVQAIDDPSCSSPAPASTSLPSDGPKADWWPSLCMDLGSLLQVNPDILRRHLVCELYNQGLDLRAEEAILQVEDKEVLGSHLLVLTGQRLSYSLLHNQNQTQAAMELLARLPPTLCTWLKAMDPSELRCPLVSLSKTTRLVSRLVEMLPENHAQYSLALHLLEAVDVLSLSTED, from the exons ATGTCCTGCAGCTTGTTTGAGTTTTGTCGGCTCCAAGAGCTCAAAACAGTCCGGGACTTCTTGTTCCAGAACCAGAGTAAAGAATCAGTAGAAGAGAAGACTCAAACAG CAGAAAACGAGCTTTCCTGGGATACCTCTGACTGGGACTCGGGATGGGATAACGAAGAAAATAAGGAGGAAGATTCTGCTTCTTCCACCAag GCAGAGGAGGAGCCATCGGGACAGAACCAGCCATGGCTTCAGGACTGCGTTGTGTCCTTGTCACCCTGTGCCGACCTGCTGGTTGTGGCTCGAGAACAGAAAGCTGCTTTCCTCTCAG CAAAGTGGCGCACAGGTGACAGTGGCAGAGAGGAGATGACCCTGGCGGTGACCTGGAGTGGACACCTCAGCACAGAAGAAGG AGAGAGTGTCAGCAGTGTCATCGCTATCCCCCTGGCCAGTCAGAAGAG gagctccacagggaggCCCGACTGGACCTGCATAGTTGTGGGCTTCACATCTGGTTATGTCCGCTTCTACACAGAG AGCGGGGTTCTTCTCCTGGCCCAGCTGCTACACGTCGACCCTGTTCTGAGGCTCAAATGTCGCACCTACGAGATCCCTCGTCATCCTGGAGTGACGGAGCAG CACGAGGAGCTCAGCATCCTTTATCCTGTCGCTCTGGTCACCATCGACGGCTTCAGCCTCTTTCAGTCGCTGCGGGCCTGCAGGAACCAGGTGGCGAGAG ctgcagcagcaggtagTGATGTtgtccctcctcctcctttggCCTACAAGAAGTGGGGTCTGCAGGAGATGGACACCATCGTGGACCACAGCAGTGTGG GTGTGATGacgctgtgtgtgtttgaccaAATGAAGAATGCGTCCATCTTGGGGGGCTTTAATGCATCAGTCAAGGGGAGCCCCCCTGCCATGAGCCAGTTTGTGACTGTAGGGACTGGGCCGTATGCTGGATTTTACTACGCAgtggag GGAAACTCTCAGCCTCTCCTGTCCCACGTGGCTCTGGCTGTGGCCAGCAAACTCACCTCAGCCCTCTTCAACGCTGCCAG TGGGTGGTTAGGGTGGAACAAGAGCAAGAATGAAGAGGAAGCAGCTCAGAAACAGAAACCTAAAGTGGAGCCGGCGACCCCCTTAGGGATCAG ATTTGGTCTGCCAGATTCCCGGCGCCACGGTGAGTCCATATGTCTGTCGCCTTGCAACACGCTTGCTGGAGTCACGGATGACTTTGGTAGAGTAACACTGCTGGATCTGGCAAGGGGTATCGCCATCCGCATGTGGAAAG GCTACAGAGATGCCCAGCTGGGGTGGCTGCAAGTTCAGGAGGAGCGTGGGGATCGGGAATTCTCGCCCTCTGCCTCCCTCCCCAGACGTCACGCCCTCTTCCTCATCATTTACGCCCCCCGTAGGGGGATCCTGGAGGTGTGGGCCATGCAGCGGGGTCCTCGAGTCGGTGCATTCACTGTGGGCAAACACTGCAG GCTGCTTTATGCTGGCTACCATCTGATGGGAGTAAACAGTGTGACCAGTCAGGGCTGGCAGCTCCACACGCAGCAGGTGTGTCTGCTGGATCCCACCACCGGAGCTCTGAGGACCATCAACATCCCCTTCCATCTGGCCCTCAG TGATAAAAAGAACGAGCGCGCCAGAGACATGCACCTGCTGAAGAGACTGAGCGCCGTACTGAAGAGCAGAGACATGGTCCCTG ATTCCTTGGAGAGAGAAGCAAAAAGTGTCTTGTTGGAAATCAAACATCCTGCCATTAAGAAGCAG GCTTTGGAGTCTCTGCTGTCAAACAGGAACGCTCCAGTCTCTTGTCTAACTAACGTTACTAGTGCCTTACATGATGCTTTGAAGCAACAAG ATGCAGATGAAGTGGAAGCATCACTACTCCAGCTCTGCTCCTCCCAGTTGAAACTGCTTCAGCTCTACTCGGAcatccagcagctgcagtcgGCTGCAGACACAGAGGCCTGCTCTGCAAAT GACTCCCTCGAAGGCATAGAGGAGGAGTTGTCTCGTGTCGGTCCCACCTTGCAGCGCTACGCACAGCTCAGCTCCAAACCCTCGGTGTCTTTTGCCCAGGACTCTCCCGACACGCCGCTGTCTGCTCAGACTTTCCTCACTCAGCTGGAGTGTGCCGAGGACGGAGAGGTGAAGGTGAATCGCAGGTCGGATGCAGAGTGGAACCAGCTTG gaaattttatgttttggggCTGTTTATGTGGTAAAAGTCCCACCCATAAAGTGTGTGACACACTACAGCTGGCTGGCATCAGCCCACAGCAGCTACTG TCTTTGTTAATGAATGTGTGGCTGCAAAGGGAGAAGGAAGTGCTTCAGAAGCCAGTGGAAACGGTCAGAAACCTGCACACGCTGCTCATCGCACTTAGCAACTTGGACG GTGCTGTCGAGGAGTCATGGGATCCACAGTCTGTCTCCCCCTGGTGGCAGCAGGTCCGGTTCACATGCATCCAGTCTCACAACGCTGCTGCCGCTTTACTGGCTGCTTTAGTCGCTCACCGTGCCGCCAAGGCGAGCATCACAAGCAGGGCTGACAGCAAG CTGCAGTCAGAGTGGGAGGCCGTGTCATTGGAGCTGGAGCAGTGGGTGGTGTGTGTCCGTCAGCTGGAGGACGTTCTGGTCCTTCAAGCTCTTCTGTTGGTGCCTTCTCCTCTGGGAACAGCAGGGGGAGCTGTAGTTCAGTGCTCCATCAAAACACTGCAGGAGGGAGGCAGAG GTGGTATTGCAGACAGTGTTTCCAAGTGGGTGTTCAGGCAGAACATGGCGCCTGAGCGACTGAAGAAAATGCTCCAGAGGAAAGAAACTCAAGGTACAGGTGAccaaaaggagaagaaagaggaCGGAGAAGAGACAGAGAAGTGCCAGGAGGAGGCAGACAGGACAGCAG AGCTGTTGCTGGCAGTTTGTCAACGGTTTCCAGATTCTTTGTCTCCTGACTTGCTCTTCTCCCACTGCTGCTGGGAATATGTAGTGCAATGGAACAAAGACCCAGAG GAGGGCCGATATTTATTCTTTGCTGTGGAACATTTAAAGTTGATCACCAGTCCTCACATTCAACTAG GTATTTCCACAATGATGTGGAGTACCTTCATCGTCAAGCGTTTCTCAGCAGCTGCTTTCCTCATGGAGAAG GTGGGGAAAGCACCAAAAGATCGCTTATGTCGACGG GATGTTGGAATCGGAGACAAAGCCATGACGTCGTTCCTGGGCTGCTGTGTCCAGCTGCTGCAAATCCTCATGGAG GCGGACTCAGCCATGGAGGAGATTCCAACTCCGGAGCTTTCCGTGGAGGAGGTGTGGAGCGGAGCCGAGGGTCCCGCTTCCATAGCTGAGCTAGCGCTGGAGCAGAGAGGCGTTCACTACCCTCTGGTGCAGCACCACTGGCTGTTGGCGTTGCTTCTGCACGCTGCCATGAGCTTCAGCGTTAAAGTCAAACCGCTCAGTCTGTTTGACAGCAAG gGTAAGAATGCTTTCTTCAGAGATCTGACCACCATCCAGCTGATGCCCAGTGGAGACATGGATCCTGGCTTGGTCTCACTACGACAGGAG TTCCTCCTGCGGGTGCTGACTGGATGGGTGCAAGCGATAGACGACCCTTCCTGCTCCTCCCCAGCGCCTGCCTCCACATCGCTGCCCTCTGATGGACCGAAAGCGGACTGGTGGCCCTCCCTGTGCATGGACCTGGGATCCCTGCTGCAGGTCAACCCAGACATCCTGCGCCGGCACCTCGTCTGCGAGCTTTACAACCAGGGCCTCGACCTGCGAGCTGAGGAG GCGATTCTACAGGTGGAAGATAAGGAAGTTCTGGGCTCCCATCTCTTGGTTCTGACCGGTCAGAGGCTCAGCTACTCCCTGCttcacaaccagaaccagacgcAGGCTGCCATGGAGCTGCTGGCCCGCCTGCCTCCAACCCTCTGCACCTGGTTGAAGGCAATG GATCCCAGCGAGTTGAGATGCCCCCTGGTCTCTCTGTCTAAGACCACCCGACTGGTCAGCCGTCTGGTTGAAATGCTACCAGAGAACCACGCCCAGTATAGCCTGGCCCTGCACCTGCTGGAAGCTGTGGACGTCCTCTCTCTATCCACTGAGGACTGA
- the rab3gap2 gene encoding rab3 GTPase-activating protein non-catalytic subunit isoform X1 produces MSCSLFEFCRLQELKTVRDFLFQNQSKESVEEKTQTAENELSWDTSDWDSGWDNEENKEEDSASSTKAEEEPSGQNQPWLQDCVVSLSPCADLLVVAREQKAAFLSAKWRTGDSGREEMTLAVTWSGHLSTEEGESVSSVIAIPLASQKRSSTGRPDWTCIVVGFTSGYVRFYTESGVLLLAQLLHVDPVLRLKCRTYEIPRHPGVTEQHEELSILYPVALVTIDGFSLFQSLRACRNQVARAAAAGSDVVPPPPLAYKKWGLQEMDTIVDHSSVGVMTLCVFDQMKNASILGGFNASVKGSPPAMSQFVTVGTGPYAGFYYAVEGNSQPLLSHVALAVASKLTSALFNAASGWLGWNKSKNEEEAAQKQKPKVEPATPLGIRFGLPDSRRHGESICLSPCNTLAGVTDDFGRVTLLDLARGIAIRMWKGYRDAQLGWLQVQEERGDREFSPSASLPRRHALFLIIYAPRRGILEVWAMQRGPRVGAFTVGKHCRLLYAGYHLMGVNSVTSQGWQLHTQQVCLLDPTTGALRTINIPFHLALSDKKNERARDMHLLKRLSAVLKSRDMVPDSLEREAKSVLLEIKHPAIKKQALESLLSNRNAPVSCLTNVTSALHDALKQQDADEVEASLLQLCSSQLKLLQLYSDIQQLQSAADTEACSANQDSLEGIEEELSRVGPTLQRYAQLSSKPSVSFAQDSPDTPLSAQTFLTQLECAEDGEVKVNRRSDAEWNQLGNFMFWGCLCGKSPTHKVCDTLQLAGISPQQLLSLLMNVWLQREKEVLQKPVETVRNLHTLLIALSNLDGAVEESWDPQSVSPWWQQVRFTCIQSHNAAAALLAALVAHRAAKASITSRADSKLQSEWEAVSLELEQWVVCVRQLEDVLVLQALLLVPSPLGTAGGAVVQCSIKTLQEGGRGGIADSVSKWVFRQNMAPERLKKMLQRKETQGTGDQKEKKEDGEETEKCQEEADRTAELLLAVCQRFPDSLSPDLLFSHCCWEYVVQWNKDPEEGRYLFFAVEHLKLITSPHIQLGISTMMWSTFIVKRFSAAAFLMEKVGKAPKDRLCRRDVGIGDKAMTSFLGCCVQLLQILMEADSAMEEIPTPELSVEEVWSGAEGPASIAELALEQRGVHYPLVQHHWLLALLLHAAMSFSVKVKPLSLFDSKGKNAFFRDLTTIQLMPSGDMDPGLVSLRQEFLLRVLTGWVQAIDDPSCSSPAPASTSLPSDGPKADWWPSLCMDLGSLLQVNPDILRRHLVCELYNQGLDLRAEEAILQVEDKEVLGSHLLVLTGQRLSYSLLHNQNQTQAAMELLARLPPTLCTWLKAMDPSELRCPLVSLSKTTRLVSRLVEMLPENHAQYSLALHLLEAVDVLSLSTED; encoded by the exons ATGTCCTGCAGCTTGTTTGAGTTTTGTCGGCTCCAAGAGCTCAAAACAGTCCGGGACTTCTTGTTCCAGAACCAGAGTAAAGAATCAGTAGAAGAGAAGACTCAAACAG CAGAAAACGAGCTTTCCTGGGATACCTCTGACTGGGACTCGGGATGGGATAACGAAGAAAATAAGGAGGAAGATTCTGCTTCTTCCACCAag GCAGAGGAGGAGCCATCGGGACAGAACCAGCCATGGCTTCAGGACTGCGTTGTGTCCTTGTCACCCTGTGCCGACCTGCTGGTTGTGGCTCGAGAACAGAAAGCTGCTTTCCTCTCAG CAAAGTGGCGCACAGGTGACAGTGGCAGAGAGGAGATGACCCTGGCGGTGACCTGGAGTGGACACCTCAGCACAGAAGAAGG AGAGAGTGTCAGCAGTGTCATCGCTATCCCCCTGGCCAGTCAGAAGAG gagctccacagggaggCCCGACTGGACCTGCATAGTTGTGGGCTTCACATCTGGTTATGTCCGCTTCTACACAGAG AGCGGGGTTCTTCTCCTGGCCCAGCTGCTACACGTCGACCCTGTTCTGAGGCTCAAATGTCGCACCTACGAGATCCCTCGTCATCCTGGAGTGACGGAGCAG CACGAGGAGCTCAGCATCCTTTATCCTGTCGCTCTGGTCACCATCGACGGCTTCAGCCTCTTTCAGTCGCTGCGGGCCTGCAGGAACCAGGTGGCGAGAG ctgcagcagcaggtagTGATGTtgtccctcctcctcctttggCCTACAAGAAGTGGGGTCTGCAGGAGATGGACACCATCGTGGACCACAGCAGTGTGG GTGTGATGacgctgtgtgtgtttgaccaAATGAAGAATGCGTCCATCTTGGGGGGCTTTAATGCATCAGTCAAGGGGAGCCCCCCTGCCATGAGCCAGTTTGTGACTGTAGGGACTGGGCCGTATGCTGGATTTTACTACGCAgtggag GGAAACTCTCAGCCTCTCCTGTCCCACGTGGCTCTGGCTGTGGCCAGCAAACTCACCTCAGCCCTCTTCAACGCTGCCAG TGGGTGGTTAGGGTGGAACAAGAGCAAGAATGAAGAGGAAGCAGCTCAGAAACAGAAACCTAAAGTGGAGCCGGCGACCCCCTTAGGGATCAG ATTTGGTCTGCCAGATTCCCGGCGCCACGGTGAGTCCATATGTCTGTCGCCTTGCAACACGCTTGCTGGAGTCACGGATGACTTTGGTAGAGTAACACTGCTGGATCTGGCAAGGGGTATCGCCATCCGCATGTGGAAAG GCTACAGAGATGCCCAGCTGGGGTGGCTGCAAGTTCAGGAGGAGCGTGGGGATCGGGAATTCTCGCCCTCTGCCTCCCTCCCCAGACGTCACGCCCTCTTCCTCATCATTTACGCCCCCCGTAGGGGGATCCTGGAGGTGTGGGCCATGCAGCGGGGTCCTCGAGTCGGTGCATTCACTGTGGGCAAACACTGCAG GCTGCTTTATGCTGGCTACCATCTGATGGGAGTAAACAGTGTGACCAGTCAGGGCTGGCAGCTCCACACGCAGCAGGTGTGTCTGCTGGATCCCACCACCGGAGCTCTGAGGACCATCAACATCCCCTTCCATCTGGCCCTCAG TGATAAAAAGAACGAGCGCGCCAGAGACATGCACCTGCTGAAGAGACTGAGCGCCGTACTGAAGAGCAGAGACATGGTCCCTG ATTCCTTGGAGAGAGAAGCAAAAAGTGTCTTGTTGGAAATCAAACATCCTGCCATTAAGAAGCAG GCTTTGGAGTCTCTGCTGTCAAACAGGAACGCTCCAGTCTCTTGTCTAACTAACGTTACTAGTGCCTTACATGATGCTTTGAAGCAACAAG ATGCAGATGAAGTGGAAGCATCACTACTCCAGCTCTGCTCCTCCCAGTTGAAACTGCTTCAGCTCTACTCGGAcatccagcagctgcagtcgGCTGCAGACACAGAGGCCTGCTCTGCAAAT CAGGACTCCCTCGAAGGCATAGAGGAGGAGTTGTCTCGTGTCGGTCCCACCTTGCAGCGCTACGCACAGCTCAGCTCCAAACCCTCGGTGTCTTTTGCCCAGGACTCTCCCGACACGCCGCTGTCTGCTCAGACTTTCCTCACTCAGCTGGAGTGTGCCGAGGACGGAGAGGTGAAGGTGAATCGCAGGTCGGATGCAGAGTGGAACCAGCTTG gaaattttatgttttggggCTGTTTATGTGGTAAAAGTCCCACCCATAAAGTGTGTGACACACTACAGCTGGCTGGCATCAGCCCACAGCAGCTACTG TCTTTGTTAATGAATGTGTGGCTGCAAAGGGAGAAGGAAGTGCTTCAGAAGCCAGTGGAAACGGTCAGAAACCTGCACACGCTGCTCATCGCACTTAGCAACTTGGACG GTGCTGTCGAGGAGTCATGGGATCCACAGTCTGTCTCCCCCTGGTGGCAGCAGGTCCGGTTCACATGCATCCAGTCTCACAACGCTGCTGCCGCTTTACTGGCTGCTTTAGTCGCTCACCGTGCCGCCAAGGCGAGCATCACAAGCAGGGCTGACAGCAAG CTGCAGTCAGAGTGGGAGGCCGTGTCATTGGAGCTGGAGCAGTGGGTGGTGTGTGTCCGTCAGCTGGAGGACGTTCTGGTCCTTCAAGCTCTTCTGTTGGTGCCTTCTCCTCTGGGAACAGCAGGGGGAGCTGTAGTTCAGTGCTCCATCAAAACACTGCAGGAGGGAGGCAGAG GTGGTATTGCAGACAGTGTTTCCAAGTGGGTGTTCAGGCAGAACATGGCGCCTGAGCGACTGAAGAAAATGCTCCAGAGGAAAGAAACTCAAGGTACAGGTGAccaaaaggagaagaaagaggaCGGAGAAGAGACAGAGAAGTGCCAGGAGGAGGCAGACAGGACAGCAG AGCTGTTGCTGGCAGTTTGTCAACGGTTTCCAGATTCTTTGTCTCCTGACTTGCTCTTCTCCCACTGCTGCTGGGAATATGTAGTGCAATGGAACAAAGACCCAGAG GAGGGCCGATATTTATTCTTTGCTGTGGAACATTTAAAGTTGATCACCAGTCCTCACATTCAACTAG GTATTTCCACAATGATGTGGAGTACCTTCATCGTCAAGCGTTTCTCAGCAGCTGCTTTCCTCATGGAGAAG GTGGGGAAAGCACCAAAAGATCGCTTATGTCGACGG GATGTTGGAATCGGAGACAAAGCCATGACGTCGTTCCTGGGCTGCTGTGTCCAGCTGCTGCAAATCCTCATGGAG GCGGACTCAGCCATGGAGGAGATTCCAACTCCGGAGCTTTCCGTGGAGGAGGTGTGGAGCGGAGCCGAGGGTCCCGCTTCCATAGCTGAGCTAGCGCTGGAGCAGAGAGGCGTTCACTACCCTCTGGTGCAGCACCACTGGCTGTTGGCGTTGCTTCTGCACGCTGCCATGAGCTTCAGCGTTAAAGTCAAACCGCTCAGTCTGTTTGACAGCAAG gGTAAGAATGCTTTCTTCAGAGATCTGACCACCATCCAGCTGATGCCCAGTGGAGACATGGATCCTGGCTTGGTCTCACTACGACAGGAG TTCCTCCTGCGGGTGCTGACTGGATGGGTGCAAGCGATAGACGACCCTTCCTGCTCCTCCCCAGCGCCTGCCTCCACATCGCTGCCCTCTGATGGACCGAAAGCGGACTGGTGGCCCTCCCTGTGCATGGACCTGGGATCCCTGCTGCAGGTCAACCCAGACATCCTGCGCCGGCACCTCGTCTGCGAGCTTTACAACCAGGGCCTCGACCTGCGAGCTGAGGAG GCGATTCTACAGGTGGAAGATAAGGAAGTTCTGGGCTCCCATCTCTTGGTTCTGACCGGTCAGAGGCTCAGCTACTCCCTGCttcacaaccagaaccagacgcAGGCTGCCATGGAGCTGCTGGCCCGCCTGCCTCCAACCCTCTGCACCTGGTTGAAGGCAATG GATCCCAGCGAGTTGAGATGCCCCCTGGTCTCTCTGTCTAAGACCACCCGACTGGTCAGCCGTCTGGTTGAAATGCTACCAGAGAACCACGCCCAGTATAGCCTGGCCCTGCACCTGCTGGAAGCTGTGGACGTCCTCTCTCTATCCACTGAGGACTGA